One stretch of Tenacibaculum sp. MAR_2010_89 DNA includes these proteins:
- a CDS encoding sterol desaturase family protein has translation MTLTDYIEQLASDKLLYFALPVFFISMLVEYQFAKEKYHGKDTGVSLLMMVFSAIIEFIPKILAFVAFFYLHEISPLKDIVQRQWWAWVILLFADDFAYYWFHRLNHEVRLFWAGHVPHHSSIHMNLGTALRQGVGERVHKFFFWLWIPLLGFDPLMMFIMMGVSLIYQFFVHTELVNKLPKPIEFIFNTPSHHRVHHASNIRYLDCNHAGILIIWDRIFGTFSKELTNIDKPVYGLTVNIETFNPIKVATHEYGAIWKDVKRASKLKDKLNYIFNSPGWSHDGEDKRAKTLRKKKVNC, from the coding sequence TTGACATTAACTGATTACATAGAACAATTAGCAAGCGATAAGCTTTTATATTTTGCATTACCAGTATTTTTTATTTCAATGTTGGTTGAATATCAATTTGCAAAAGAAAAATATCATGGTAAAGACACTGGCGTTTCGTTATTAATGATGGTTTTTTCTGCAATAATTGAATTTATTCCTAAGATTCTTGCTTTCGTAGCTTTTTTCTATTTACATGAAATAAGTCCTTTGAAAGATATCGTTCAACGTCAATGGTGGGCATGGGTTATTTTATTATTTGCAGATGATTTTGCGTATTATTGGTTTCATCGTTTAAATCACGAAGTTCGTTTATTTTGGGCTGGCCATGTACCGCATCATTCATCAATCCATATGAATTTGGGAACAGCATTGCGTCAAGGAGTTGGTGAACGTGTTCATAAGTTTTTCTTTTGGTTATGGATACCTCTTTTAGGTTTTGATCCATTAATGATGTTTATTATGATGGGAGTAAGTTTAATTTATCAGTTTTTTGTACATACAGAGTTAGTAAATAAGTTGCCTAAACCAATTGAGTTTATTTTTAATACGCCATCACATCATAGAGTTCATCATGCCTCAAATATTCGTTATTTGGATTGTAATCATGCAGGAATTTTAATTATTTGGGATCGAATTTTTGGCACATTTTCTAAAGAATTAACCAATATTGATAAACCTGTATATGGATTAACAGTAAATATTGAAACATTCAACCCTATTAAAGTAGCAACTCATGAATATGGAGCAATTTGGAAGGATGTTAAGAGAGCTAGTAAGTTGAAAGATAAGCTAAATTATATTTTTAACTCACCAGGTTGGAGCCATGACGGAGAAGATAAAAGAGCAAAGACTTTGAGAAAAAAGAAAGTGAATTGTTAA
- a CDS encoding 2Fe-2S iron-sulfur cluster-binding protein — MDTQDIKIKITDREGVTHEVIAPTDMAMNLMEVVRSYELAPEGTIGICGGMAMCASCQCYVKSDHELPEMTDDEDAMLAEAFDVEDNSRLGCQIQMTPEMDGLEVELAPES, encoded by the coding sequence ATGGATACTCAGGATATAAAAATAAAAATTACTGATAGGGAAGGGGTTACTCATGAGGTTATTGCACCTACTGATATGGCTATGAATTTAATGGAAGTTGTTCGTTCTTATGAATTAGCTCCTGAAGGTACAATAGGTATTTGTGGAGGTATGGCAATGTGTGCATCATGTCAGTGTTATGTGAAATCTGATCATGAATTACCTGAAATGACTGATGATGAAGATGCAATGTTAGCTGAAGCTTTTGATGTAGAAGATAACAGTCGTTTAGGGTGTCAAATACAAATGACTCCTGAAATGGATGGTTTAGAAGTTGAATTAGCTCCTGAGAGCTAA
- a CDS encoding NifU family protein, producing the protein MAATETRNNVEKALEEIRPFLVSDGGNIKLLSIEENTVKVQLEGACSGCSVNQMTLKNGVEATIKKYAPEIKEVINVA; encoded by the coding sequence ATGGCAGCAACAGAAACAAGAAATAACGTAGAGAAAGCTTTAGAAGAAATTCGTCCTTTTTTAGTAAGTGATGGAGGAAATATTAAGTTGTTATCTATTGAAGAAAATACAGTTAAAGTTCAATTAGAAGGTGCTTGTAGTGGATGTTCAGTAAATCAAATGACCTTGAAAAATGGAGTTGAAGCTACTATTAAAAAATATGCACCAGAAATTAAAGAGGTGATTAATGTAGCATAG
- a CDS encoding TonB-dependent receptor produces the protein MKGVITAIMLFLVMAHSVAQGGSISGTVIDNNNEPLIGVNVIIKGTKNGTQTDIDGNFKLNTNNRGEKTLVISYIGFKTKTLVTDGNSKKLTITIYEGNELLNEVIVDTNRKNKFSRKKSAYVAKLPLKNIENAQVYSTVTNQLLISQSVISFEEALKNSTGVEKLWSSTGRSGDGAGYYAIRGFSIQPQLVNGVPGITNGFINPDNVERIEVVKGPSATLFGSTVTSYGGLINIVTKKPYKGTGGNITVGGGSFGFKKLTVDFNTNLEDNEDISLRFNAGYQTEDSFQDAGFRKSLFLAPAISYKVNNRLTLNFNYELSSTDQTNQAFLFLNRGAALTFKNLGELNYDRNKSLTSNDISIKNPTQNFRGEIAYKVSDNWSSQTIIAGGNAKSKGHYTYLYNLRANLFGLYAQQTDAETNTLALQQNFTGDFKLGTIRNRVVIGVDYLKSQIMDNSSGFRGINVTTPQGQLIPVPAAFGFANLPTNQASLSAVLANVPRSNTDINQDVLSGYISDVVNILPELSVMAGVRYDRFKYDGDANDATDDQKAYSKSTFSPKFGIVYQPILNQLSVFANYQNGFSYVNPEIVPIDVANPAAGTKLQSYDLEQANQLEFGVKTNLFNNKLEASLSYYDITVKDKIMGFGASKQQDGTVNSKGFELELNANPIEGLNLRGGFSYNDAKVTKSVSRPDLIGKRLAEAGPETSYNFWADYKFLEGIAKNFGLGFGVNGASDYNTMVGYPIAGDFILPAYTIFNASLYYEHDKFRISVKANNLTDKEYYKGWSTVTPQAPRAFLGTLTYKF, from the coding sequence ATGAAAGGAGTAATAACTGCCATTATGCTATTTTTAGTAATGGCTCATTCTGTAGCGCAAGGGGGATCTATCAGCGGAACAGTAATAGACAACAATAACGAACCTTTAATAGGTGTTAACGTAATAATTAAAGGAACTAAAAATGGAACTCAAACAGACATTGATGGTAATTTTAAATTAAACACTAACAATAGAGGTGAAAAAACACTTGTCATTTCTTATATCGGATTTAAAACTAAGACTTTAGTAACCGATGGAAATTCAAAAAAATTAACAATTACAATTTATGAAGGAAATGAATTACTTAATGAAGTAATTGTAGACACAAATAGAAAAAATAAATTTTCGAGAAAAAAATCAGCTTATGTAGCAAAATTACCTTTAAAAAATATTGAAAACGCTCAAGTTTACAGTACTGTTACCAATCAATTATTAATTTCTCAATCAGTTATTAGTTTTGAAGAGGCGCTAAAAAACAGTACGGGTGTAGAAAAATTATGGTCATCAACTGGTAGAAGTGGTGATGGTGCAGGTTATTATGCAATTCGTGGTTTTTCAATTCAACCTCAACTAGTAAATGGAGTACCAGGAATAACAAATGGATTTATTAATCCTGATAATGTTGAAAGAATTGAAGTTGTTAAAGGACCATCTGCTACTTTGTTTGGAAGTACTGTGACTTCTTATGGTGGTTTAATTAATATTGTAACTAAAAAACCCTACAAAGGAACTGGAGGAAACATTACTGTTGGTGGAGGTTCTTTTGGGTTTAAAAAGTTAACAGTTGATTTTAACACGAACCTTGAAGATAACGAGGATATTTCATTACGATTTAATGCTGGATATCAAACTGAAGATAGTTTTCAAGATGCTGGATTTAGAAAATCTTTATTTTTAGCTCCTGCCATTTCTTATAAAGTAAATAATAGGTTAACATTAAACTTTAACTATGAGCTTTCATCTACTGATCAAACTAACCAAGCTTTTTTATTTTTAAATAGAGGAGCTGCGTTAACTTTTAAAAATTTAGGTGAACTAAATTACGACAGAAACAAATCATTAACTAGTAATGATATTTCTATTAAAAACCCAACTCAAAATTTCAGAGGAGAGATTGCTTATAAAGTTTCTGATAATTGGTCATCACAAACAATTATTGCTGGTGGTAATGCTAAATCCAAAGGACATTACACTTATTTATATAATCTTCGCGCAAATTTATTCGGTTTATATGCTCAACAAACAGATGCAGAAACTAATACATTAGCATTACAACAAAACTTTACTGGTGATTTTAAATTAGGAACTATTAGAAACAGAGTTGTAATTGGTGTTGATTATTTAAAATCTCAAATTATGGATAATAGTTCTGGTTTCAGAGGAATTAATGTTACAACACCACAAGGTCAATTAATTCCAGTACCAGCAGCTTTTGGTTTCGCAAATTTGCCTACAAATCAAGCTAGCCTTAGTGCTGTTTTAGCAAATGTTCCAAGATCAAATACTGATATTAATCAAGATGTTCTTAGTGGATATATTTCAGACGTAGTAAATATTTTACCAGAATTATCTGTTATGGCGGGAGTTCGTTATGATAGATTCAAATATGATGGTGATGCAAACGATGCTACTGATGATCAAAAAGCATATTCAAAATCTACTTTTTCACCTAAGTTTGGAATTGTTTACCAACCTATACTGAATCAATTATCAGTATTTGCTAATTATCAAAACGGCTTCTCATACGTAAACCCAGAAATAGTACCTATTGATGTAGCTAACCCTGCTGCTGGAACAAAATTACAATCATACGATTTAGAACAAGCTAACCAATTAGAGTTTGGTGTAAAAACAAACTTATTCAATAATAAATTAGAAGCTTCTCTTAGCTACTATGATATTACTGTAAAAGATAAAATAATGGGATTCGGTGCTAGCAAGCAACAAGACGGAACTGTTAATAGTAAAGGTTTTGAGTTAGAACTAAATGCTAATCCTATAGAGGGCTTAAACCTTCGTGGTGGATTTAGCTATAATGATGCTAAAGTAACAAAATCAGTTTCTAGGCCAGATTTAATTGGAAAACGTTTAGCTGAAGCTGGTCCAGAAACATCATACAACTTTTGGGCTGATTATAAATTCTTAGAAGGAATTGCTAAAAACTTTGGTTTAGGTTTCGGTGTTAATGGTGCTAGTGATTATAACACTATGGTTGGTTACCCTATAGCTGGTGATTTTATTCTTCCAGCATACACCATTTTTAATGCTTCTCTTTACTATGAGCATGATAAATTTAGAATAAGTGTAAAAGCAAACAATTTAACTGACAAAGAATATTATAAAGGTTGGAGTACGGTAACTCCGCAAGCACCTAGAGCATTTTTAGGAACTTTAACATATAAATTTTAA
- a CDS encoding PepSY domain-containing protein produces MSNRNYNVFFNTHTISGIVISVALYIIFFAGAFALFKEEIQLWEEGKSISHTERKNINYDDILSSLDKNHELTGRDLHINFGEKSDHIFVNMTASKDTLASTKGKVPNYFYVDIKSKETKSYIEQYSLGEFLYRLHFFQQFPVIGIYLAGFVSLFFLFAIVTGVIVHWKKIIPKFYSFNPKAILKKVWTDAHTALGVIGLPFQFIFAVTGTYFGLSILVLLPANFLYNGNQDKLLEDLRPERKNYEWVSTSNEEIPSFNSFVQKTADHWEDFHLTQAFIKNYGGVNMKYTIIGELKESNRFVGIGRLIFDPYTDKIEIEKNPNNLNYNEDTQRVLTRLHFGDYGGSFIKIIYFILSLITCFVIITGVLIWIEARNKKSMTIRQRLYTAKVGHIYLSICLSMLPVTALAFLFVKLTNGYYTDKQTSIYYFYFITWLIFIAFYRFKRDNYYTNKTSLLLGTILGFLIPISNGVITGNWVWKTYINHQFEILCIDLLWTFIALFSLLFYFKIKPTIKTKSAFSKAPIDYKNLKALKEEEALKNNTTPQNKTTINTNTQIPMKTKISLLWIFIAIGFIFHHIYGLATVFFNESVFIEGSTGETPFWAHQWRILMEGLALTFGLLTIEVSKKWYILTSFVWAIILGLFNVYHIITAVIYEASNISEILILLLLVIANVFLIKNINEWRKETIN; encoded by the coding sequence ATGAGCAATCGAAACTACAATGTTTTTTTTAACACGCACACTATTAGTGGAATTGTAATTAGTGTTGCTTTATATATAATATTCTTTGCAGGTGCTTTTGCTTTATTTAAAGAAGAGATTCAACTCTGGGAAGAAGGAAAATCGATTAGTCATACTGAACGAAAAAATATAAATTACGATGATATTTTATCTTCGTTAGATAAAAATCACGAATTAACAGGAAGAGATTTACACATTAATTTTGGAGAAAAAAGCGATCATATTTTTGTTAATATGACTGCAAGTAAAGACACATTAGCTTCTACTAAAGGAAAGGTTCCTAATTATTTTTATGTAGATATTAAATCAAAAGAAACCAAATCTTATATTGAACAATATAGCCTTGGAGAATTTCTATATCGTCTTCACTTTTTTCAACAGTTTCCTGTTATAGGTATTTATTTAGCCGGTTTTGTTTCCTTATTTTTTTTATTTGCTATTGTAACTGGTGTCATTGTACATTGGAAAAAAATTATTCCTAAATTTTATTCTTTTAATCCTAAAGCAATTTTAAAAAAGGTTTGGACTGATGCTCATACAGCACTTGGAGTTATAGGTTTACCCTTTCAATTTATTTTCGCTGTTACTGGAACCTATTTTGGGTTAAGCATTTTAGTATTACTTCCTGCTAATTTTTTATACAATGGTAATCAAGATAAGTTATTAGAAGACTTACGTCCTGAACGTAAAAACTATGAATGGGTTTCAACATCAAATGAAGAGATACCTAGTTTTAATTCTTTTGTTCAAAAAACAGCTGATCATTGGGAAGATTTTCACCTTACGCAAGCGTTTATAAAAAATTATGGTGGTGTAAATATGAAATATACCATTATTGGTGAATTAAAGGAGAGTAATCGTTTTGTTGGAATAGGAAGGTTAATTTTTGACCCTTATACTGATAAAATAGAAATAGAGAAAAATCCAAATAATTTAAATTATAATGAAGATACTCAACGTGTATTAACACGTTTACATTTTGGTGATTATGGAGGGTCATTTATCAAAATCATCTATTTCATTCTTTCATTAATCACTTGCTTTGTCATTATTACTGGCGTTTTAATATGGATTGAGGCTCGTAACAAAAAAAGTATGACTATACGTCAACGTTTATATACTGCAAAAGTTGGACATATTTACCTTTCCATTTGTTTATCTATGTTACCCGTTACTGCGTTAGCTTTTTTATTTGTAAAACTCACCAACGGATATTATACTGACAAACAAACTAGTATCTACTATTTTTACTTTATTACTTGGCTAATATTTATTGCTTTTTACAGATTTAAAAGAGACAATTACTACACCAACAAAACATCTTTATTGCTTGGTACTATTCTTGGATTTTTAATCCCAATTAGTAACGGTGTTATAACTGGGAATTGGGTTTGGAAAACATACATCAATCATCAATTTGAAATTTTATGTATTGATTTATTATGGACTTTCATTGCACTCTTTTCATTGCTGTTTTACTTTAAAATAAAACCAACTATTAAAACTAAAAGTGCCTTTTCTAAAGCACCTATAGATTATAAAAACTTAAAAGCTTTAAAAGAGGAAGAAGCTTTAAAAAACAATACAACTCCTCAAAATAAAACTACTATTAACACTAATACACAAATACCAATGAAAACAAAAATTTCACTTTTATGGATATTCATCGCTATCGGATTTATTTTTCATCATATATACGGTTTAGCAACAGTATTTTTTAACGAGTCTGTCTTTATTGAAGGATCAACAGGAGAAACACCATTCTGGGCCCACCAATGGCGTATTTTAATGGAAGGACTAGCACTTACATTTGGGTTATTAACTATTGAAGTTTCTAAAAAGTGGTATATCTTAACATCATTTGTCTGGGCTATTATTTTAGGCTTATTTAATGTTTATCACATTATTACTGCTGTTATATATGAAGCCTCAAATATATCTGAGATTTTAATTTTATTATTATTAGTCATAGCAAATGTGTTTTTGATTAAGAACATAAACGAATGGAGAAAAGAAACTATTAACTAA
- a CDS encoding DinB family protein has protein sequence MKKLFFIFFLFSISIFSQSKKEISRSWTSFTQSIDITSDSEIKFKLIGSIKVEPADKIAWAGLWARVDTKNSERGFFDNMQDRGVKDNNWKEYTIEGTLNKNSKSLNFGGLCINNGKFYFDNIRLFIEDENGEFKKVSILNSDFEKKVANQEIKSWRESTNKKKIRRIKEFKLSSSSDAVSGKRSLLIIGSGIKVPEYEYGKIGKKDAENPQIDNMISMLEDLKARVHRIVKNLPLEHVDHLHDPKANRIGALVMHLAAAEVYYQKYTFGKSVFEEKEPELWKAGMDLDEKGREILKGKPISYYLEIFDAVRKKTIEELRKRDDKWFKEVNPGKTLSNQWSWFHIMEHQSSHLGQILFLRKRLPPIKKEVKIKEQVKN, from the coding sequence ATGAAAAAGTTATTTTTTATTTTCTTTTTATTCAGTATCTCTATTTTTTCTCAATCTAAAAAAGAAATATCTAGAAGCTGGACTTCTTTTACACAATCTATTGATATAACATCTGATTCTGAAATAAAATTCAAGTTAATTGGAAGTATTAAAGTTGAACCTGCTGACAAAATTGCTTGGGCAGGCTTATGGGCAAGAGTAGATACAAAAAACTCTGAACGAGGTTTTTTTGATAACATGCAAGATAGAGGTGTAAAAGATAACAATTGGAAAGAATACACCATTGAGGGTACTTTGAACAAAAACTCTAAAAGTTTAAATTTTGGGGGATTATGTATTAATAATGGTAAGTTTTATTTTGACAATATAAGATTGTTCATAGAAGATGAAAATGGAGAATTTAAAAAAGTTAGCATTCTAAATAGTGATTTCGAAAAAAAAGTAGCTAATCAAGAAATAAAAAGCTGGAGAGAATCTACTAATAAGAAAAAAATTAGACGAATAAAAGAATTTAAATTATCATCTAGTTCAGATGCAGTTTCTGGTAAAAGATCATTATTAATCATTGGTTCAGGTATTAAAGTTCCTGAATACGAGTATGGTAAAATAGGTAAAAAGGATGCTGAAAATCCTCAAATTGACAATATGATTTCTATGCTAGAAGATTTAAAAGCTAGAGTTCATCGAATAGTAAAAAACCTACCTCTTGAACATGTTGATCACTTACACGATCCTAAAGCAAATCGTATTGGTGCATTGGTAATGCATTTAGCTGCAGCCGAAGTTTATTATCAGAAATACACGTTTGGCAAATCTGTTTTTGAAGAAAAAGAACCTGAATTATGGAAAGCTGGAATGGATTTAGATGAAAAAGGTAGAGAAATACTTAAGGGCAAACCAATAAGTTATTACTTGGAAATATTTGATGCAGTTAGAAAAAAAACTATTGAAGAATTACGAAAAAGAGATGATAAATGGTTTAAAGAAGTAAACCCTGGAAAAACATTATCTAATCAATGGTCTTGGTTTCACATTATGGAACACCAATCTAGTCATTTAGGTCAAATTTTATTTTTGAGAAAAAGATTACCTCCAATCAAAAAAGAAGTAAAGATCAAAGAACAAGTTAAAAATTAA
- a CDS encoding flavodoxin, which yields MNNKIGIIYGSDTGMTEEITHNIVDEWNVSDVEVIEVSNASLSDFERFDFLILGLSTWYDGDLQSDWESYFDEFKTIDFSNKTVAIFGLGDQYGYGEYFIDGVGMLAKVVIANGGGIIGKWSTKGYDFTESKAEIIGEDLFYGLAIDEDNEPELTQNRINNWLAILQEEYNNVTVELALGG from the coding sequence ATGAATAATAAAATAGGAATAATTTACGGATCAGACACTGGTATGACAGAAGAAATTACTCATAACATTGTAGATGAATGGAATGTTAGTGATGTTGAAGTTATAGAAGTTTCAAATGCAAGCTTGTCAGATTTTGAAAGATTTGATTTTTTAATTTTGGGGCTTTCAACATGGTATGATGGGGATTTACAAAGCGACTGGGAAAGTTATTTTGATGAATTTAAAACTATTGATTTTTCAAACAAAACAGTTGCCATTTTTGGTTTGGGTGATCAATATGGTTATGGAGAGTATTTTATAGATGGTGTTGGTATGCTAGCCAAAGTTGTTATTGCAAATGGTGGAGGAATAATAGGAAAATGGTCTACAAAAGGCTATGACTTTACCGAATCAAAGGCCGAAATTATAGGGGAAGATTTATTTTATGGCTTAGCTATAGATGAAGACAATGAGCCAGAACTAACTCAAAATCGTATTAATAACTGGTTAGCCATTTTACAAGAAGAATATAATAATGTTACTGTTGAATTAGCTCTCGGGGGCTAA
- a CDS encoding homogentisate 1,2-dioxygenase, whose product MPFYHKLGKIPPKRHTQFRKEDGSLYYEQLFGTIGFDGMSTNSYHEHRPTMVKEIRKQYSVAPKIAKANNIQSYRFRGFQVPPENDYLESRKVVLTNSDCNIILSAPKESTKDYFYKNTDADEVIFIHKGTGKLRTMLGNIEFKYGDYLVIPRGIIYKLDFDDENNRLFIVESYSPVYTPKRYRNWFGQLLEHSPFCERDLRRPEELETYNELGDFLIKVKKQGEIIEMVYASHPFDVVGYDGYNFPYAFSIHDFEPITGRIHQPPPVHQTFETNAFVICSFVPRLYDYHPKAIPAPYNHSNIDSDEVLYYVDGDFMSRNDIDQGHISLHPAGIPHGPHPGAAERSIGHTETEELAVMVDTFKPLQVTEEAMKIADEDYYKSWLE is encoded by the coding sequence ATGCCTTTTTATCATAAATTAGGAAAAATTCCACCAAAGCGTCATACTCAATTTCGTAAGGAAGATGGAAGTTTGTATTACGAACAATTATTTGGAACTATTGGTTTTGACGGAATGTCTACTAATAGTTATCATGAACATAGACCAACAATGGTCAAAGAGATTCGTAAACAGTATTCAGTTGCGCCAAAAATAGCAAAAGCTAATAATATACAATCTTATCGTTTCAGAGGATTTCAAGTTCCTCCTGAAAATGATTATTTAGAAAGTAGAAAAGTTGTATTAACAAATTCAGATTGTAATATAATTTTATCAGCTCCGAAAGAGTCTACTAAAGATTACTTTTATAAAAATACAGACGCTGATGAAGTAATTTTTATTCATAAAGGTACAGGGAAACTCCGTACAATGTTAGGGAACATAGAGTTCAAATACGGAGATTACCTAGTGATTCCTAGAGGAATTATTTATAAACTAGATTTTGATGATGAAAATAATAGATTATTCATTGTAGAATCATATTCACCTGTATATACACCAAAACGTTACAGAAACTGGTTTGGTCAATTACTAGAGCATTCACCTTTTTGTGAAAGAGACTTAAGAAGGCCGGAAGAACTAGAAACATATAATGAGTTAGGTGATTTTTTAATTAAAGTGAAAAAACAAGGAGAAATTATAGAAATGGTATATGCATCTCATCCTTTTGATGTAGTAGGTTATGATGGTTATAATTTTCCATATGCGTTCTCTATACATGACTTTGAACCAATTACTGGTAGAATTCATCAACCACCACCAGTTCATCAAACTTTTGAAACTAATGCATTTGTAATTTGTAGTTTTGTGCCACGTTTATATGATTATCATCCAAAAGCAATTCCTGCACCGTATAATCATAGTAATATAGATTCAGATGAAGTTTTATATTATGTAGATGGTGATTTTATGAGTAGGAATGATATTGATCAAGGTCATATTTCTTTGCATCCAGCGGGAATTCCTCATGGTCCACACCCAGGAGCAGCTGAAAGAAGTATTGGTCATACTGAAACTGAAGAATTAGCTGTAATGGTTGATACATTTAAACCATTACAAGTTACTGAAGAGGCAATGAAAATTGCAGATGAAGATTATTACAAATCTTGGTTAGAATAA
- a CDS encoding class I SAM-dependent methyltransferase: MEKKLRKEDLKEIENQLSCPNGSKGIEIANSMNVNNISMTKTSIELLNIANNDIVLEIGHGNCGHLKYLLNKALNIHYIGLEISKTMNQEAILNSNNMDSAINASFQLYNGEKLPFENNSIDKVFTVNTIYFWKKPIAFLQEISRVLKKEGVCILTYAKKEFMKTLPFVNSKFKLYTTEDIRLLLKNTPFKITNTIHKTENIKSKTGDYVNREYTLTILKQ; the protein is encoded by the coding sequence ATGGAAAAGAAGCTCAGAAAAGAAGATTTAAAAGAAATAGAAAACCAATTGAGTTGCCCTAATGGTTCAAAAGGTATAGAAATTGCAAACTCTATGAATGTTAATAACATTAGCATGACCAAAACTTCTATTGAACTTCTAAATATTGCTAACAATGATATTGTTTTAGAAATTGGCCACGGTAACTGTGGCCATCTGAAATACCTTCTAAACAAAGCATTGAATATTCATTATATAGGTTTAGAAATTTCTAAAACAATGAATCAAGAAGCTATACTTAATTCAAATAATATGGATAGCGCTATAAATGCATCTTTTCAACTATATAACGGGGAAAAACTTCCTTTTGAAAACAATTCAATAGATAAAGTTTTTACAGTAAATACAATTTATTTCTGGAAAAAACCAATAGCTTTTTTACAAGAGATTTCAAGAGTTTTAAAAAAAGAAGGTGTTTGCATTTTAACTTATGCTAAAAAAGAATTTATGAAAACACTTCCTTTTGTAAATTCAAAATTTAAACTATATACAACTGAAGATATAAGATTATTGTTGAAAAACACTCCCTTTAAGATAACTAACACAATACATAAAACAGAAAACATAAAAAGTAAAACTGGTGATTATGTAAATAGAGAATATACATTAACCATATTAAAACAATGA
- a CDS encoding NAD(P)/FAD-dependent oxidoreductase has product MIQTDILIIGAGPTGLFTVFEAGLLKLRCHLIDALAQPGGQCSEIYPKKPIYDIPAYPEILAGDLTDKLMEQIKQFEPGFTLGERADTIEKQDDGSFIVTTNKGTKHQAPIVAIAGGLGSFEPRKPPIPNIVDFEDKGVEYIIKEPELYRDKNVVIAGGGDSALDWSIFLTDIAKSVTLIHRRNEFRGALDSVDKVQELKDAGKLMLITPAEVKGIVGTDTVEGVIVEQKDKEAFTLPTDHFIPLFGLSPKLGPIADWGLEIEKNAIKVNNALDYQTNIPGIYAIGDVNTYPGKLKLILCGFHEATLMCQSAYKRIFPDKKYVMKYTTVGGVDGFDGTRKEAPKAVVKKIE; this is encoded by the coding sequence ATGATACAAACAGACATATTAATTATAGGTGCAGGACCAACAGGATTATTTACGGTTTTTGAAGCAGGGCTACTAAAACTTAGATGTCACTTAATTGATGCTTTAGCACAACCAGGTGGTCAATGCTCAGAGATATATCCTAAAAAGCCAATTTATGATATTCCAGCTTACCCAGAAATATTAGCAGGTGATCTAACAGATAAATTAATGGAGCAAATTAAACAATTTGAGCCAGGGTTTACTTTAGGAGAAAGAGCAGATACTATTGAAAAACAAGATGATGGAAGCTTTATTGTTACTACAAATAAAGGAACTAAACATCAAGCACCAATAGTTGCTATTGCAGGTGGGTTAGGAAGTTTTGAACCACGTAAACCACCTATTCCAAATATAGTTGATTTTGAAGATAAGGGAGTTGAATACATTATTAAGGAGCCTGAGTTGTATCGTGATAAAAACGTAGTAATTGCTGGAGGTGGCGATTCTGCTTTAGATTGGTCAATATTCTTAACTGATATAGCTAAATCTGTAACTTTAATTCATAGAAGAAATGAATTCCGTGGAGCATTAGATTCTGTTGACAAAGTACAAGAGTTAAAAGATGCTGGAAAGTTAATGTTAATAACACCAGCTGAAGTAAAAGGAATCGTTGGTACTGATACGGTAGAAGGTGTTATAGTTGAACAAAAAGATAAAGAAGCATTTACTTTACCTACGGATCATTTCATTCCATTGTTTGGTTTATCTCCAAAATTAGGTCCTATTGCTGATTGGGGGTTAGAAATTGAAAAAAATGCCATAAAAGTAAACAATGCATTAGATTATCAAACTAATATTCCTGGTATATACGCAATTGGTGATGTTAATACATATCCTGGTAAATTAAAGTTAATTTTATGCGGGTTTCATGAAGCAACATTGATGTGTCAAAGCGCTTATAAAAGAATTTTCCCAGATAAAAAATATGTAATGAAATATACTACTGTAGGTGGTGTTGATGGTTTTGATGGAACCAGAAAAGAGGCTCCTAAAGCTGTAGTTAAAAAAATTGAGTAA